One window from the genome of Cucumis melo cultivar AY chromosome 10, USDA_Cmelo_AY_1.0, whole genome shotgun sequence encodes:
- the LOC103502557 gene encoding putative potassium transporter 12 isoform X1 has product MEDGDRIEEGSSRLLQGSSLTGSSNDYRWVDGSEVDSELPPWSIFEDRESVEASGSIRRRLIKKPKRVDSFDVEAMEIAGANPHHLKDVSIWQTIAIAFQTLGVVYGDMGTSPLYVFADVFTKVHIEEDVDVLGALSLVIYTIALIPLAKYVFVVLRANDNGEGGTFALYSLICRYAKVNLLPNRQPADEHISSFKLKLPTPELERALNIKEILEKRSSLKTLILLLVLMGTSMVIGDGILTPAISVMSAVSGLQGQIKSFDTYAVVIVSIIILVALFSIQKFGTGKVGFLFAPVLALWFFSLGSIGIYNVVKYDLTVVRALNPTYIYLFFKKNSNSAWSALGGCVLCVTGAEAMFADLGHFTVPAIQIAFTFVVFPCLLLAYMGQAAYLMKHPDSAARIFYDSVPASLFWPVFVTATLAAMIASQAMISATFSCVKQSMALGCFPRMKIVHTSKRRMGQIYIPVINWFLMIMCIFVVAIFQRTTDIANAYGIAEVGVMLVSTVLVTLVMLLIWQTNLFLALCFPLVFGSVEFIYLTAVLSKIREGGWLPLAFASVFLSVMYTWNYGSVLKYQSEVRDKISTDFLLELGSTLGTVRIPGIGLLYNDLVQGIPAIFGQFLLTLPAIHSTIVFVCIKYVPIPVVPQEERFLFRRVGPKDYHMFRCIARYGYKDVRKEDHHAFEQLLMESLEKFLRKESQDLALESNLNELEFDNISERSQGFPSPHVADVNEELRIPLIEQERTMGPEEAFGVQLPSSIMASDADPSLEYELSALREAMDSGFTYLMAQGDVRAKKNSFFVKKLVINYFYAFLRRNCRGGAATMRVPHMNIMQVGMTYMV; this is encoded by the exons ATGGAGGATGGAGATCGAATTGAAGAAGGTAGCTCCAGATTGCTGCAGGGTAGTAGCCTTACTGGCAGCAGTAATGATTACAGGTGGGTTGATGGAAGTGAAGTGGACTCCGAGTTGCCTCCATGGTCGATTTTTGAAGATAGGGAAAGCGTGGAAGCATCTGGATCTATCAGAAGGAGGTTGATTAAGAAGCCCAAGAGAGTTGATTCTTTTGATGTTGAAGCAATGGAGATTGCCGGTGCCAATCCTCACCATTTAAAG GATGTTTCCATTTGGCAAACTATTGCTATAGCCTTTCAAACACTTGGTGTTGTATATGGTGACATGGGTACAAGTCCATTATACGTTTTTGCTGATGTATTCACCAAGGTGCATATTGAGGAAGATGTTGATGTCTTGGGGGCTCTTTCCTTAGTGATTTACACAATTGCTCTTATTCCTTTGGCAAAATATGTTTTTGTTGTGCTCAGAGCCAATGACAATGGTGAAG GTGGGACATTTGCATTGTATTCGCTTATCTGTAGATATGCCAAAGTTAACTTGCTGCCAAACCGTCAGCCAGCTGATGAACATATCTCAAGTTTTAAGCTTAAACTACCCACTCCAGAGTTGGAAAGGGCCTTGAATATTAAAGAGATTCTGGAGAAAAGATCATCCTTGAAAACTCTTATACTGCTGTTGGTTCTGATGGGGACTTCAATGGTTATTGGGGATGGTATTTTGACTCCGGCAATATCAG TGATGTCTGCTGTGAGTGGTCTGCAGGGACAAATAAAGTCATTTGATACAT ATGCTGTGGTTATTGTTTCAATCATCATTCTTGTGGCCTTGTTCAGCATACAGAAATTTGGAACTGGGAAAGTAGGATTTTTATTTGCTCCTGTGCTTGCTTTGTGGTTTTTTAGTCTGGGATCTATTGGAATTTACAATGTAGTGAAGTATGATCTCACCGTTGTAAGGGCTCTCAATCCCACTTACATTTATCTATTCTTCAAGAAAAATTCAAATAGTGCATGGTCAGCACTTGGTGGTTGTGTTTTGTGCGTAACAG GAGCTGAAGCAATGTTTGCTGATTTAGGCCATTTCACTGTGCCGGCCATACAG ATTGCCTTCACATTTGTTGTTTTCCCCTGCCTTCTCTTGGCTTACATGGGCCAGGCTGCGTACCTTATGAAACATCCAGATTCTGCCGCAAGAATATTTTATGATTCTGTGCCAG CAAGTCTTTTTTGGCCGGTCTTTGTGACAGCAACACTTGCTGCTATGATTGCAAGCCAAGCAATGATATCTGCAACCTTTTCTTGTGTCAAGCAATCTATGGCTCTTGGATGCTTTCCGAGAATGAAGATAGTTCATACCTCTAAGAGACGAATGGGTCAAATTTACATCCCTGTGATCAATTGGTTTCTGATGATAATGTGCATATTTGTCGTCGCAATATTTCAAAGGACTACAGACATCGCCAATGCTTATG GTATTGCAGAAGTTGGTGTGATGCTGGTGAGCACTGTCCTTGTGACTCTAGTAATGCTTCTAATCTGGCAGACAAATTTGTTTCTCGCGTTGTGTTTCCCACTTGTGTTTGGGTCGGTGGAATTTATCTACTTAACTGCAGTTCTATCAAAAATCAGAGAGGGTGGTTGGTTGCCACTTGCTTTTGCTTCTGTCTTCCTCTCTGTGATGTACACGTGGAACTATGGGAGTGTGTTGAAGTATCAAAGTGAGGTGAGAGACAAGATATCAACGGATTTCTTGCTTGAACTGGGTTCTACACTTGGAACTGTAAGAATTCCAGGAATTGGTCTTCTATACAATGATCTTGTCCAAGGTATTCCAGCAATTTTTGGGCAATTTCTTCTTACCCTTCCTGCCATCCACTCCACCATTGTGTTTGTGTGCATTAAATATGTTCCAATCCCCGTGGTTCCGCAAGAGGAAAGGTTTTTGTTTAGGAGGGTTGGCCCAAAAGATTACCATATGTTCCGTTGCATTGCGAGATATGGTTACAAGGATGTGCGAAAGGAAGATCACCATGCGTTTGAGCAACTTCTGATGGAAAGCCTCGAGAAGTTCTTAAGAAAGGAGTCTCAAGATCTTGCCCTTGAGAGCAATTTGAATGAGTTAGAATTTGATAATATTTCAGAGAGGTCGCAGGGTTTTCCATCTCCCCATGTTGCTGATGTTAACGAGGAACTGAGAATTCCATTGATAGAACAAGAAAGAACTATGGGCCCAGAGGAAGCTTTTGGGGTTCAGTTGCCATCTAGCATTATGGCATCAGATGCTGATCCTAGTTTGGAGTATGAGCTATCAGCGCTTCGAGAAGCCATGGATTCAGGGTTTACGTACCTAATGGCACAAGGAGACGTCCGAGCAAAGAAAAACTCATTTTTTGTTAAGAAGCTTGTTATAAACTATTTCTATGCATTCCTAAGGAGAAATTGTAGGGGTGGTGCAGCAACAATGCGAGTTCCTCACATGAACATCATGCAAGTTGGTATGACTTACATGGTTTGA
- the LOC103502557 gene encoding putative potassium transporter 12 isoform X2, whose translation MEDGDRIEEGSSRLLQGSSLTGSSNDYRWVDGSEVDSELPPWSIFEDRESVEASGSIRRRLIKKPKRVDSFDVEAMEIAGANPHHLKDVSIWQTIAIAFQTLGVVYGDMGTSPLYVFADVFTKVHIEEDVDVLGALSLVIYTIALIPLAKYVFVVLRANDNGEGGTFALYSLICRYAKVNLLPNRQPADEHISSFKLKLPTPELERALNIKEILEKRSSLKTLILLLVLMGTSMVIGDGILTPAISDAVVIVSIIILVALFSIQKFGTGKVGFLFAPVLALWFFSLGSIGIYNVVKYDLTVVRALNPTYIYLFFKKNSNSAWSALGGCVLCVTGAEAMFADLGHFTVPAIQIAFTFVVFPCLLLAYMGQAAYLMKHPDSAARIFYDSVPASLFWPVFVTATLAAMIASQAMISATFSCVKQSMALGCFPRMKIVHTSKRRMGQIYIPVINWFLMIMCIFVVAIFQRTTDIANAYGIAEVGVMLVSTVLVTLVMLLIWQTNLFLALCFPLVFGSVEFIYLTAVLSKIREGGWLPLAFASVFLSVMYTWNYGSVLKYQSEVRDKISTDFLLELGSTLGTVRIPGIGLLYNDLVQGIPAIFGQFLLTLPAIHSTIVFVCIKYVPIPVVPQEERFLFRRVGPKDYHMFRCIARYGYKDVRKEDHHAFEQLLMESLEKFLRKESQDLALESNLNELEFDNISERSQGFPSPHVADVNEELRIPLIEQERTMGPEEAFGVQLPSSIMASDADPSLEYELSALREAMDSGFTYLMAQGDVRAKKNSFFVKKLVINYFYAFLRRNCRGGAATMRVPHMNIMQVGMTYMV comes from the exons ATGGAGGATGGAGATCGAATTGAAGAAGGTAGCTCCAGATTGCTGCAGGGTAGTAGCCTTACTGGCAGCAGTAATGATTACAGGTGGGTTGATGGAAGTGAAGTGGACTCCGAGTTGCCTCCATGGTCGATTTTTGAAGATAGGGAAAGCGTGGAAGCATCTGGATCTATCAGAAGGAGGTTGATTAAGAAGCCCAAGAGAGTTGATTCTTTTGATGTTGAAGCAATGGAGATTGCCGGTGCCAATCCTCACCATTTAAAG GATGTTTCCATTTGGCAAACTATTGCTATAGCCTTTCAAACACTTGGTGTTGTATATGGTGACATGGGTACAAGTCCATTATACGTTTTTGCTGATGTATTCACCAAGGTGCATATTGAGGAAGATGTTGATGTCTTGGGGGCTCTTTCCTTAGTGATTTACACAATTGCTCTTATTCCTTTGGCAAAATATGTTTTTGTTGTGCTCAGAGCCAATGACAATGGTGAAG GTGGGACATTTGCATTGTATTCGCTTATCTGTAGATATGCCAAAGTTAACTTGCTGCCAAACCGTCAGCCAGCTGATGAACATATCTCAAGTTTTAAGCTTAAACTACCCACTCCAGAGTTGGAAAGGGCCTTGAATATTAAAGAGATTCTGGAGAAAAGATCATCCTTGAAAACTCTTATACTGCTGTTGGTTCTGATGGGGACTTCAATGGTTATTGGGGATGGTATTTTGACTCCGGCAATATCAG ATGCTGTGGTTATTGTTTCAATCATCATTCTTGTGGCCTTGTTCAGCATACAGAAATTTGGAACTGGGAAAGTAGGATTTTTATTTGCTCCTGTGCTTGCTTTGTGGTTTTTTAGTCTGGGATCTATTGGAATTTACAATGTAGTGAAGTATGATCTCACCGTTGTAAGGGCTCTCAATCCCACTTACATTTATCTATTCTTCAAGAAAAATTCAAATAGTGCATGGTCAGCACTTGGTGGTTGTGTTTTGTGCGTAACAG GAGCTGAAGCAATGTTTGCTGATTTAGGCCATTTCACTGTGCCGGCCATACAG ATTGCCTTCACATTTGTTGTTTTCCCCTGCCTTCTCTTGGCTTACATGGGCCAGGCTGCGTACCTTATGAAACATCCAGATTCTGCCGCAAGAATATTTTATGATTCTGTGCCAG CAAGTCTTTTTTGGCCGGTCTTTGTGACAGCAACACTTGCTGCTATGATTGCAAGCCAAGCAATGATATCTGCAACCTTTTCTTGTGTCAAGCAATCTATGGCTCTTGGATGCTTTCCGAGAATGAAGATAGTTCATACCTCTAAGAGACGAATGGGTCAAATTTACATCCCTGTGATCAATTGGTTTCTGATGATAATGTGCATATTTGTCGTCGCAATATTTCAAAGGACTACAGACATCGCCAATGCTTATG GTATTGCAGAAGTTGGTGTGATGCTGGTGAGCACTGTCCTTGTGACTCTAGTAATGCTTCTAATCTGGCAGACAAATTTGTTTCTCGCGTTGTGTTTCCCACTTGTGTTTGGGTCGGTGGAATTTATCTACTTAACTGCAGTTCTATCAAAAATCAGAGAGGGTGGTTGGTTGCCACTTGCTTTTGCTTCTGTCTTCCTCTCTGTGATGTACACGTGGAACTATGGGAGTGTGTTGAAGTATCAAAGTGAGGTGAGAGACAAGATATCAACGGATTTCTTGCTTGAACTGGGTTCTACACTTGGAACTGTAAGAATTCCAGGAATTGGTCTTCTATACAATGATCTTGTCCAAGGTATTCCAGCAATTTTTGGGCAATTTCTTCTTACCCTTCCTGCCATCCACTCCACCATTGTGTTTGTGTGCATTAAATATGTTCCAATCCCCGTGGTTCCGCAAGAGGAAAGGTTTTTGTTTAGGAGGGTTGGCCCAAAAGATTACCATATGTTCCGTTGCATTGCGAGATATGGTTACAAGGATGTGCGAAAGGAAGATCACCATGCGTTTGAGCAACTTCTGATGGAAAGCCTCGAGAAGTTCTTAAGAAAGGAGTCTCAAGATCTTGCCCTTGAGAGCAATTTGAATGAGTTAGAATTTGATAATATTTCAGAGAGGTCGCAGGGTTTTCCATCTCCCCATGTTGCTGATGTTAACGAGGAACTGAGAATTCCATTGATAGAACAAGAAAGAACTATGGGCCCAGAGGAAGCTTTTGGGGTTCAGTTGCCATCTAGCATTATGGCATCAGATGCTGATCCTAGTTTGGAGTATGAGCTATCAGCGCTTCGAGAAGCCATGGATTCAGGGTTTACGTACCTAATGGCACAAGGAGACGTCCGAGCAAAGAAAAACTCATTTTTTGTTAAGAAGCTTGTTATAAACTATTTCTATGCATTCCTAAGGAGAAATTGTAGGGGTGGTGCAGCAACAATGCGAGTTCCTCACATGAACATCATGCAAGTTGGTATGACTTACATGGTTTGA